TTTTCCCGCACATGCCGCAAGTCCGGCACACATGCACAACACGATCAGAAGCGCCAATATTCTTTTTTTCATAAAACTTTTACCTCCTTTTTTGGTACTGATCGAACTTCAGACGTTCAACCAGATATAATAACCCGCCGCCGTCATTCTCTCCTGCAGGAGGGCCCGTTCCCTGCCGGATGACTGCCCTGCGGCAGAATTATTCAAACGTAAATACTACCTTTACAGAATCTGTCCCCTTCCCGCTCTGTTCAAAAGCAGCTTCATAATCACTGAGGGCAAACTTATGCGACACAACTCCATCCGACATAAGCTCACCGGTGTACAGTCCCTTTATCGTATCCGGGAAACAGCCGTAGCTCAGGCTGACTCCATACATATCAAGTTCCTTGCCGTCGCCGATCACGCTCCAGTCACAGGTCACCGGTTCCAGAAACAGACTGAATTCAATGAATCTGCCTGCCTTGCGTATAATGTCAAGTCCCTGCTTTACACTGGAAGGATGCCCGGTCGCCTCTATGTACACATCACAGCCGTAGCCGTCCGACAGCTCCATGATCTTGTCTTTTAAGCTTTCACGGTTCGGATCGATCGTAATGTCGCATCCGAACTCTTTGGCTTTCTTAAGCCTTTCTTCATTCAGGTCCAGCGCGATCAGGCACTTCGGGTTCCTCTTTCTGGCTGCCGTTATCATACCCAGGCCAAGACATCCGGCCCCTGATATGACTACAATATCGTCTTTGCAGATGGCCGCCCGGTCGATAGCATGCATGGAGCAGGCATACGGTTCGATCAGAAGAGCTCTCTCAAGAGGCATATCCTCTGGTATCTTATAGACAAGCGACTCTTTTGTAAGCCTTGCATATTCCGCAAATCCGCCGTTTAGATAATTCTTAAACCCATATACATTGTGGGGTACACAGAGATGATATCTCCCTTCCTTACAATATCTGCACGTTCCGCACGGCGCTATCTGCTCGACCGCGACCCGGTCCCCTACTTTAAGATCCGTATCCGCGATACCATACGTCTTTTTCTTATCTGTCCCCGGTCCCATCTCTACAATGTATCCGACAAACTCATGTCCCCCGATCGCCGGCACTTCCAGATATGGCGGCGCGCTTCCGTCTCCCCAGAATACGCTGCCCCCTTTAAACGCCTTCAGATCCCCGGCGCAAATGCCGCATCCTTCCACCTTAATAATCATCTCCCCTTCACCGGCCGACGGTCTGTCCACCTCTTCCAGCCGGTAATCATGTGCCCCGTGTGTAACAAGTGCTTTCATCTTAGACTGCATCTGTAATGCCCCCTTTTTTTGGATCATCAAAATGAACTTCCCTTGGGTTTCTTCCATTCTAGGAACTGAAACGCTCATTGTCTACATTTAAAATGTTCACTTTGACTTCATATTGATAGTTTCAAAATATTTTTTGTGCATATTGCACATGGTTCCGAAAGGCAACATGTGGTTGCTTTTCCGTATAATCTATTATAGATTTATTATTTACACTTTAAAAGTGTTATTTTTCACTGCCAGTTATTGGTAAAATAGTAGAAAAGGATGTGAATATTGTGAAAAATCTCAAAAAACTGAGAACAGAAAGAAATCTAAGCCAGCAGCAGCTGGCAGACATGCTTCACACGACCCAACAGAATATTTATAAATATGAAAACGGAATCTCAGAGCCTAACTTAGAAACTTTGAAGAATATGGCCGATCATTTCCAAACCTCCATAGACTATCTTGTCGGATATACTTCAATACGGCACAAGATAGAACCGGTGTCCGAATACGATCTGAACAGTGATGAACAGACTTTGATCCAAAAATACCGAAAGCTTCTCCCGAGAATCCGCAGAATTGTCCACATCATTATTGACGAGTATCTGGTAAGCTCCGGCAGGTGATGAGGCAACGCTTTCTTGACATCCACAATCGCGCTATCTATAATCATAATATGATCACTTGTGAAAGGAGATGGCGTGCCCGATGAAATCAGCATCCAGACAGTCGCTTATATATGATTACATAAAGAAACATAGTGAGGTATCCATTAATCATATCGCCCAGTATTTTAACATTTCACCTGTTACCGTGCGCAGATATGTTGATAAACTGGAACAAAACGGCCTCGTTTCACGAAAATACGGGAAAGCTCTTATCGCCGACAACAGTAAGGCAGAGCTTTCTTTTTATTATCGTTCCATGAAAAACGAAGAAAATAAACAGGCTATCGCACAGCTTGCGCTCCCTCATCTTCTGAGGGCCTCTTCCGTCTTTCTGGATGCGAGCACGACGGTTCTGGAACTGTTAAAACTGCTGCCTCACTCCCACGCACTGACGGTCTATACAGCCAGCTCGGTGATCCTCAGCTATCTGAAAGACCGTCCCAATGTCACACTGTTCATTATGGGCGGTTATCTTTCTCATACGGACGGCGCCACCCTCGATTCTGAGACCACGGTCAATACTGCCCGGCAGATATTCGTAGACGCGGCGTTTATTTCATGCGGCGGTTTTTCAGCCGAAGGTTTTTTTGACAATGCCACAACGGGTATTGAAGTAAAAAGAATCATGCTGCAAAATTCTGTCCACAATTATCTTCTCGCCGATCACACTAAATTTAATTCTAATGGAATTTTTCTGGTAGATACGTGGGCCCCGATACAGACCCTGATCTGTGACGCCTCTTTCGGTAAAAAAACAGAGAGACTTCTTGAAACAAAAGATGTAGATATAGAATATCCCAAAGCCGGAAGCCGAAATATTCCGCTTTGAGTCCCTGACTATCAGGGTAAAGAAATTGTAGCACAGCTCCTGTGATAAATCAATGACTGATTTTTCAGGCTGTAAATAAAAGCCGGGATCCTCCTTGCATCGATATGTGCCCTGTCTGCCCGACAGGGGCATAATCAATGCAGGGAGGATCCCGGCATCTGTTTTTCTCTTATTTACTTCATAAATCTAAGCAGCCTTCTTATCCTGCTTCATCAATGTCTTAATACCATCCACCGCAAGCACTACTGCCAGTATAACAAGCAGAACCGCAATGACCGTACGGATATAACACCATGACACGCCTGCGCCTCCTAAGGAGATAGCCGCCACGTTTGACTTGATCGTGAAACAAAGTGATGTGATCGTCACTACGAGCATAAACGCCATCGGGATATAGAACATCTTGTTGTTCTTTCCGGCCTTGCCAAGCCATGTTGCAACACCGAGCAGGCCAAGTGCGGCAAGCAGCTGGTTGGCGGCTCCGAACAGCGGCCATACGTTGGCATAGCCTGTCAGGCCGAGGCCAACTCCGAGAATGACCGTAATGATCGTGGCAACGATCGGATTTGTGAGTATTTTCTTATATCCCGTCGTCTCTGCGATCGTCTCACCCGGATTGAGCCAGAACTCCTGGAACATGTAACGTGCCAGACGTGTGGCCGTATCAAGTGATGTCAGACAGAATGCAGACACTGCAAGCACAAGCATGGAATAAGCGACCTCTTGTGTCCCTGCCAGCCCCGGAATGGAGCCTACCATCTTGGAGATACCGGTGGCAAATACAACGGTCGGCGTAACAGTCTCCCCTGACGCATAATTCGCCCAGATGTAGCCTACCGCGCAGAGTGATATGATCGCGAGCGCACATTCGATGAGCATACCGCCGTATGCGATCGGACGTGCATCTTTTTCACTGTTCAGCTGCTTTGCTGTCGTACCGGAACCGACAAGTGAGTGAAAGCCTGAGATTGCTCCGCACGCGATCGTGACAAAGAGCGCCGGGAACATGTAACCGAGTGAAGCGCCCGTCGGCGCCAGTGTATCTTTAAATCCTGTAAATGCAGGAATATCCATAGACGCGCTGCCTGTAAACGCACTTCCGATAATTCCCACCACTGCCACTATCATCATAAAATAGAGCAGGAAAGAGCTCAGATAATCTCTCGGCTGCAGAAGGATCCATACAGGTGTTACGGATGCGACCGTAATATAGATTCCCACAATGATCATCCATGCCGTATTGCTTAAGTATAACGGATGCCAGTTAAAACCGATGGCCATACAGGCGGCAATAGCGATCACGCCGACGACCGTTGACACGCCGAGGGACGCGTTACGTCTGTATACGAGCAGGCCGAACACAATAGCAATTACGATAAATAAAATAGAAATCATGGCGGTCCTGGCATTCGCCGCACTTGCCGCCACATCCACAGCCCCGCTTTCTGTATATGTAGCCATAAATGTATTGGCAACTATAGACGCAAACGCTGCAACCACGAGAATCAATGTAAGATAGGAGAACGTGATAAACAATTTCTTTGCCTTCGTTCCCATGGAATCTGCTATAACTTCGCCCATGGACTGTCCTTTATGGCGGATCGACGCAAACAGTGCGCCAAAGTCATGGACAGCTCCAAAGAAGATACCTCCGATCAGCACCCACAGCAATACAGGCACCCAGCCGAATACAGCCGCCTGGATCGGTCCGTTGATCGGTCCTGCTCCTGCAATGGATGAAAAGTGATGTCCCAATAATACAGGTGCCTTTGCAGGGACATAATCCACACCATCCTCCTCTGTGTGCGCAGGCGTCTCTTTGGACGGGTCCACACCCCACTGCTTTGCGAGCCATTTGCCGTATGTCACATACGCAATGACAAGAATTGCAATACCGGCTAACAATACTACAATACCATTCATTTTCTTTTCCTCCTCATTCCTTTATTTCTTCTGTATACCTGCCGGACTTCCTTCTGTTTCCGGCCGGCTGCTAAAAAGGTCCCATAACTGCGGCCTTTGTATAGCCCTTCACCAAATCCCTGGCGGCGCGGCTGCCGAACACTTTTCTGTTCTCCATGTCGAAAACAAGCAGCCTTGCCTCGCTGTAACCGCGAATTGTCCATTTATAATTTTTTACGAAGCTGAACCGCTTCACTGCCTGCTTCACTTCCTCAGGGACGCCGTTCTCACATATGAATACGCCTGTGATGTATGTATACATGTGGTTCTTTTCCGGCCATTTCTTTCCCCCTCTTACGAGCTGAGGTTCTATATAGGATGCAATCTGCGTCCTGAAACGCTCCACGTCATCTGCTGTAAAGCTGTCCTTTACACGAAAAAACACGTGCTCATAACAGTCCGCCCGCCACAGTTCTGCCTTCTTAACGAGGACATACTTGGCGCTGGTCACATTAAAAGCCGCGTGTGCATCATACATATCCCCATTGATACTGCAGGTTCGTTCTATGTCATAGCTCGCTTCATAAGAAGCAAGCAGTTTTTCAAATAGCTCTCTGCCTGTCATATATGAAATTCTCCTTCGCTGTTACTGTGATACAGTAAAGCATTTCTTAAATTACTCTTAAATTTTATCACTTTTCATTCTCAAATGCAAGCATTTTAGAGTACACTCTGTAATTATTTTTGCTTTCAAAGTTTCTTCCTCCATCCACGCCGGCAGACAGACCAAAAATGCGCCGGACAGGCTGCAAACGAGCTCGTTCTGCAGCCTGTCCGGCGCATTTTCTTAATTCTTGTTTTTATTCTTCTCTGTCATTTGTCAGTTTCAGCTTGTCCAGTATATAGAAAATAAGACTCAGCAGCATACCGACGATGCATGCCAGAACCATCCCTGTAAGCTGTATATTCCCGAACTTTACGGCAATACCGGAAAGACCGGTCACAAACACCACTGATGTCAGCGTCAGGTTTCTGGATATTCCGTAATCCACCTTAGAATCCACAAGTATGCGGATACCAGAAGCCCCGATCATACCGTAGAGCAGAAAGGATATCCCTCCGATGACCGGGCCTGGGATCGTCTGGATGAGCATGGACAGCTTCCCGACAAAAGAACAGATGATAGAAAGCACTGCCGCACCGGCAATAACCCGGACACTGTATACTTTCGTCACCGCCATGACTCCGATATTCTCCCCGTATGTCGTCGTCGGGACAGAACCGATCATACCGGATATCATAGTGGAGAGGTTATCTCCCAGCAAAGAGCGGTGAAGTCCGGGATCCTTCAGCAGATCCCTGCCCACGATCTTGCTCGTCACGACCTGATGTCCGATATGCTCGGACGTTATGACGAGCAGCACCGGAAGTATGATCAGAATCGCCTCCATGCTGAAACGGGGCGTCTGAAAATTCGGCATCTCCAGGAAAGACGCCGCAGCCACCTGTCCAAAATCCACCATCCCACAGCAGACGGCGGCTGCATATCCCGCGATGACAGCTATGAGTATCGGTATGACAGATAAAAATTTGCGGAACAGGATATTGCCGAATACGGCTACCCCCAGTGTCACAATAAATACGATCACATTTCTGCCGTCGATCTTCTCCTCCAGAAGTCCCGCATTTCCCGCCGCCGAACCGGCCAGTTCAAGACCGATAAGCGCCACGACAGGACCCATCGCAGCGGGCGGCAGCACGATGTCTATCCATTTTGAGCCAAACTTGTAGATGATCAGGGCAAGCACGCACCCACAGAAACCGACGGCCACAAATCCGCCGA
This is a stretch of genomic DNA from [Clostridium] hylemonae DSM 15053. It encodes these proteins:
- a CDS encoding alcohol dehydrogenase catalytic domain-containing protein, which translates into the protein MQSKMKALVTHGAHDYRLEEVDRPSAGEGEMIIKVEGCGICAGDLKAFKGGSVFWGDGSAPPYLEVPAIGGHEFVGYIVEMGPGTDKKKTYGIADTDLKVGDRVAVEQIAPCGTCRYCKEGRYHLCVPHNVYGFKNYLNGGFAEYARLTKESLVYKIPEDMPLERALLIEPYACSMHAIDRAAICKDDIVVISGAGCLGLGMITAARKRNPKCLIALDLNEERLKKAKEFGCDITIDPNRESLKDKIMELSDGYGCDVYIEATGHPSSVKQGLDIIRKAGRFIEFSLFLEPVTCDWSVIGDGKELDMYGVSLSYGCFPDTIKGLYTGELMSDGVVSHKFALSDYEAAFEQSGKGTDSVKVVFTFE
- a CDS encoding carbon starvation protein A; translation: MNGIVVLLAGIAILVIAYVTYGKWLAKQWGVDPSKETPAHTEEDGVDYVPAKAPVLLGHHFSSIAGAGPINGPIQAAVFGWVPVLLWVLIGGIFFGAVHDFGALFASIRHKGQSMGEVIADSMGTKAKKLFITFSYLTLILVVAAFASIVANTFMATYTESGAVDVAASAANARTAMISILFIVIAIVFGLLVYRRNASLGVSTVVGVIAIAACMAIGFNWHPLYLSNTAWMIIVGIYITVASVTPVWILLQPRDYLSSFLLYFMMIVAVVGIIGSAFTGSASMDIPAFTGFKDTLAPTGASLGYMFPALFVTIACGAISGFHSLVGSGTTAKQLNSEKDARPIAYGGMLIECALAIISLCAVGYIWANYASGETVTPTVVFATGISKMVGSIPGLAGTQEVAYSMLVLAVSAFCLTSLDTATRLARYMFQEFWLNPGETIAETTGYKKILTNPIVATIITVILGVGLGLTGYANVWPLFGAANQLLAALGLLGVATWLGKAGKNNKMFYIPMAFMLVVTITSLCFTIKSNVAAISLGGAGVSWCYIRTVIAVLLVILAVVLAVDGIKTLMKQDKKAA
- a CDS encoding helix-turn-helix domain-containing protein, which codes for MKNLKKLRTERNLSQQQLADMLHTTQQNIYKYENGISEPNLETLKNMADHFQTSIDYLVGYTSIRHKIEPVSEYDLNSDEQTLIQKYRKLLPRIRRIVHIIIDEYLVSSGR
- a CDS encoding DeoR/GlpR family DNA-binding transcription regulator, whose protein sequence is MKSASRQSLIYDYIKKHSEVSINHIAQYFNISPVTVRRYVDKLEQNGLVSRKYGKALIADNSKAELSFYYRSMKNEENKQAIAQLALPHLLRASSVFLDASTTVLELLKLLPHSHALTVYTASSVILSYLKDRPNVTLFIMGGYLSHTDGATLDSETTVNTARQIFVDAAFISCGGFSAEGFFDNATTGIEVKRIMLQNSVHNYLLADHTKFNSNGIFLVDTWAPIQTLICDASFGKKTERLLETKDVDIEYPKAGSRNIPL
- the uraA gene encoding uracil permease, with translation MEGRKIIQVEDKVPFRLLVPLSIQHMFAMFGASVLVPFIFGINPAIVLFMNGVGTLLFIVITKGKAPAYLGSSFAFLAPAGIVISEMGYQYALGGFVAVGFCGCVLALIIYKFGSKWIDIVLPPAAMGPVVALIGLELAGSAAGNAGLLEEKIDGRNVIVFIVTLGVAVFGNILFRKFLSVIPILIAVIAGYAAAVCCGMVDFGQVAAASFLEMPNFQTPRFSMEAILIILPVLLVITSEHIGHQVVTSKIVGRDLLKDPGLHRSLLGDNLSTMISGMIGSVPTTTYGENIGVMAVTKVYSVRVIAGAAVLSIICSFVGKLSMLIQTIPGPVIGGISFLLYGMIGASGIRILVDSKVDYGISRNLTLTSVVFVTGLSGIAVKFGNIQLTGMVLACIVGMLLSLIFYILDKLKLTNDREE